CATATCAAAGTATTAGATTTTTTGTTTTTTCGTATCTTGGTATGGAGGCCAGCCCATTTCTTTCCCTGCCAGCATATGTAGGTGTATATGGTACACAGTTTGCCCGCCATGGTCATTACAGTTCATTACGACGCGAAAACCGTCTTCACTAAAGCCAAATTGTTTGGCAAGTTTGGCAGCAACCACATATAAATGACCGACTAAAGATGAATTTTCTTCTGTAACATCATTAATCGTCGCTATTGGTGTTTTTGGGATGATCAACACATGAAAAGGGGCTTGTGGGTTAATATCTTTAAAAGCTAAAGATAGTTCGTCTTCATAAACAATATCAGCTGGGATCTCTCGGTTAATAATCTTTGTAAAAATAGTCTCTTGGCTCATACTTAGCTCTCTTATAAATGTGGTTAAATGACCGCCCACTAATGACAAACTTTATTTGCAGTGTCAAACTGAAACTGCCACAAGTTGAACAACCAAGGAGTGAACATGCGTAAGTTAGTATTACTGAGTAGTGCGTTAATGCTATTAAATAGTTTCAGCAGTGTAGCTGAGAC
Above is a window of Pseudoalteromonas shioyasakiensis DNA encoding:
- a CDS encoding histidine triad nucleotide-binding protein, which produces MSQETIFTKIINREIPADIVYEDELSLAFKDINPQAPFHVLIIPKTPIATINDVTEENSSLVGHLYVVAAKLAKQFGFSEDGFRVVMNCNDHGGQTVYHIHLHMLAGKEMGWPPYQDTKKQKI